One Vigna unguiculata cultivar IT97K-499-35 chromosome 7, ASM411807v1, whole genome shotgun sequence genomic region harbors:
- the LOC114190627 gene encoding F-box protein At2g39490, with protein MEDLFSNLPDEVLRLIVSFLPNESTLETSLISTRWRDLWNQVLVRHGTTQDVAAAVAGFLARFEQHDPLKHPRKLQFHFAEQHTALSASIAANNKLLLDFPAGNKHLQRKYELQFMLNKDHITHHTFHPTFLVKTLYLKSVSHFTNSVASSIVSSLEQLEKLVIVECSGLDSLCIESESKLQKLTVSECPQLKFLHLRTSKLKNLRYCGPLPRIWPESHFNLRHAMLDFRQGPSCSDSKAQDFNQTLLTIKNCETLTLCGWIFETLIWPSISPSGNFIFYKIRELWWIHNHKAENSINILVSFLKLCPALEQLFVKNDSTSYSTPETKSSLTQASKYTKLEHLRGIKFMGFANRVDEISVAKTLIQLIREEPPKIETSDGFTLIF; from the exons ATGGAGGATTTGTTCAGCAATTTGCCAGATGAAGTTCTGAGGCTCATAGTTTCTTTTCTGCCAAATGAATCAACACTAGAAACCAGCCTCATATCTACTAGGTGGAGAGACCTGTGGAACCAAGTTCTTGTTAGACATGGAACCACACAAGATGTAGCTGCTGCTGTTGCTGGATTTCTGGCTCGTTTTGAACAGCATGATCCTCTAAAACATCCACGCAAGCTTCAATTTCACTTTGCTGAACAACACACTGCACTCTCTGCATCCATTGCAGCTAACAACAAGCTTCTTCTTGATTTCCCTGCTGGGAACAAACACCTTCAGAGAAAGTACGAACTGCAGTTCATGCTCAACAAGGATCACATCACACACCACACTTTTCACCCCACTTTCTTGGTCAAAACACTCTATTTGAAATCAGTGAGTCACTTCACAAATTCGGTGGCTTCCTCCATCGTTTCAAGTTTGGAGCAGCTTGAGAAGTTGGTGATTGTTGAGTGCAGTGGGTTGGATTCTTTGTGCATTGAGTCTGAATCAAAGCTTCAGAAGTTAACCGTGTCAGAGTGCCCCCAATTGAAGTTTCTCCATCTTAGAACTTCTAAGCTTAAAAATTTAAGATACTGTGGACCTCTTCCTAGGATTTGGCCAGAATCTCATTTCAATCTGAGGCATGCCATGCTTGATTTCAGACAAGGACCAAGTTGTTCTGATTCTAAGGCTCAGGATTTCAATCAGACTCTACTAACAATAAAGAACTGTGAAACTCTCACTTTGTGTGGGTGGATTTTTGAG ACATTGATATGGCCATCGATTTCTCCAAGTGGGAACTTCATATTCTATAAGATACGAGAGCTATGGTGGATTCACAATCATAAGGCTGAAAACAGCATCAATATCTTAGTCTCCTTTCTGAAATTATGCCCTGCCTTGGAGCAACTTTTTGTGAAG AATGATTCTACAAGTTATTCGACTCCAGAGACCAAATCAAGTTTAAcacaagcaagtaaatatacaAAATTGGAGCATCTGAGAGGGATAAAGTTTATGGGGTTTGCAAATAGAGTTGATGAAATTTCAGTGGCAAAAACATTAATTCAACTAATCAGAGAAGAGCCTCCAAAGATAGAGACATCAGATGGATTTACTTTGATATTTTGA
- the LOC114191992 gene encoding photosynthetic NDH subunit of lumenal location 1, chloroplastic: MVLSSCSLTWISPSFSPKLNLPHSNHLPRNTATSSSNNTAFCSLGTISTGESHCQRRPLLLGVGALTANLQLTDLVFAQEKPDRYQAFVDYEDGYSYVYPREWKEFDFLAHDSAFKDKVLQLQNVRVRFIPTEKKDIRDLGPLEEVVYYLVKHRYAAPNQRPTINAMEERTIDGKHYYTFEYILTSPNYASGSFATIAIGNGRYYTLIVGANERRWKRVRDELKVVAESFRLLDI, translated from the exons ATGGTACTTTCTTCATGCTCTTTGACTTGGATTTCACCCTCCTTCTCCCCTAAG TTAAACTTGCCACATTCAAACCATTTACCTCGCAATACTGCAACTTCATCTTCCAACAACACTGCGTTTTGTTCATTGGGCACAATCTCCACCGGAGAAA GCCACTGCCAGAGAAGACCGCTATTGCTGGGAGTTGGAGCTTTGACTGCAAATTTACAACTGACAGATTTGGTTTTTGCTCAAG AAAAACCAGACAGATACCAAGCTTTTGTGGACTATGAAGATGGGTATTCTTACGTATATCCGAGAGAGTGGAAG GAATTTGACTTTTTGGCTCATGATTCTGCCTTCAAAGACAAAGTCCTACAGTTACAGAATGTAAGGGTGAGATTTATACCGACAGAGAAAAAAGACATCCGAGATTTGGGTCCTTTGGAAGAG GTAGTATACTATTTGGTGAAGCATAGATATGCTGCACCAAACCAAAGACCAACAATAAATGCCATGGAGGAg CGAACAATAGATGGAAAACATTACTATACCTTTGAATACATACTTACATCACCAAACTACGCTAGTGGCTCCTTTGCAACAATTGCTATAGGAAATG GACGGTACTACACGTTAATTGTGGGAGCCAATGAAAGGCGATGGAAAAGAGTACGAGATGAGCTTAAAGTGGTAGCAGAATCTTTTAGGCTTCTTGACATATAA
- the LOC114191991 gene encoding ABC transporter B family member 20, translating to MMVSRGLFGWSPPHIQPLTPVSEVSEPPESPSPYLDLGAETSASQPMEVEEEMEEAEEIEPPPAAVPFSHLFACADRLDWFLMIVGSLAAAAHGTALVVYLHYFAKVLWVPQQGSAEDQFHRFKELALTIVYIAGGVFAAGWIEVSCWILTGERQTAVIRSKYVQVLLNQDMSFFDTYGNNGDIVSQVLSDVLLIQSALSEKVGNYIHNMATFFSGLVIAFINCWQIALITLATGPFIVAAGGISNIFLHRLAENIQDAYAEAASIAEQAVSYIRTLYAFTNETLSKYSYATSLQATLRYGILISLVQGLGLGFTYGLAICSCALQLWVGRLLVINGKAHGGEIITALFAVILSGLGLNQAATNFYSFDQGRIAAYRLFEMISRSSSSFNHDGSAPASVQGNIEFRNVYFSYLSRPEIPILSGFYLTVPAKKTVALVGRNGSGKSSIIPLMERFYDPTLGEVLLDGENIKNMKLEWLRSQIGLVTQEPALLSLSIRDNIAYGRDTTMDQIEEAAKIAHAHTFISSLDKGYDTQVGRAGLALTEEQKIKLSIARAVLLNPSILLLDEVTGGLDFEAERSVQEALDLLMLGRSTIIIARRLSLIKNADYIAVMEDGQLVEMGTHDELLTLDGLYAELLRCEEATKLPKRMPVRNYKETATFQIEKDSSESHSFKEPSSPKMIKSPSLQRVSAIFRPSDGFFNSQESPKIRSPPSEKMMENGQSLDSADKEPSIKRQDSFEMRLPELPKIDVQCVHRQKSNGSDPESPVSPLLTSDPKNERSHSQTFSRLDSHSGDLSVKMTETTDARHRKQPSIWRLAELSFAEWLYAVLGSTGAAIFGSFNPLLAYVIGLVVTDYYKIDEAHHFQREIDKWCLIIACMGIVTVVANFLQHFYFGIMGEKMTERVRRMMFSAMLRNETGWFDEEENSADNLSMRLANDATFVRAAFSNRLSIFIQDSAAVIVAFLIGVLLHWRLALVALATLPVLCVSAVAQKLWLAGFSKGIQEMHRKASLVLEDAVRNIYTVVAFCAGNKVMELYQLQLNKIFKQSFLHGVAIGFAFGFSQFLLFACNALLLWYTAICINKSYVDTPTALKEYMVFSFATFALVEPFGLAPYILKRRKSLISVFEIIDRVPKIDPDDSKAMKPPNVYGSIELKNVDFCYPSRPEVLVLSNFSLKVNGGQTIAVVGVSGSGKSTIISLIERFYDPVSGQVLLDGRDLKQYNLRWLRSHLGLVQQEPIIFSTTIRENIIYARHNASEAEIKEAARIANAHHFISSLPHGYDTHVGMRGVDLTPGQKQRIAIARVILKNAPILLLDEASSSIESESSRVVQEALDTLVMGNKTTILIAHRAAMMRHVDNIVVLNGGRIVEEGTHDSLVAKNGLYVRLMQPHFGKALRQHRLV from the exons ATGATGGTTTCTCGGGGGCTGTTCGGGTGGTCCCCGCCGCATATACAGCCTCTCACGCCGGTCTCCGAGGTTTCGGAGCCGCCGGAGTCGCCGTCTCCGTATCTGGACCTCGGTGCCGAGACCTCCGCGTCGCAGCCGATGGAGGTCGAGGAAGAGATGGAGGAGGCTGAGGAGATTGAGCCGCCTCCCGCCGCCGTTCCCTTCTCTCACCTCTTCGCCTGTGCCGACCGCCTCGACTGGTTTCTCATGATCGTCGGCTCCCTCGCCGCCGCTGCTCACGGCACCGCTCTCGTCGTTTACTTGCATTACTTCGCCAAGGTTCTCTGGGTTCCTCAGCAGGGTTCGGCGGAAGATCAGTTTCATAGGTTCAAGGAG cTTGCTTTAACCATTGTGTATATTGCTGGGGGAGTTTTTGCTGCTGGTTGGATTG AGGTTTCGTGTTGGATTCTTACTGGAGAACGGCAGACTGCTGTGATCAGATCAAAATATGTCCAAGTATTACTTAACCAAGATATGAGTTTTTTTGATACTTATGGAAATAATGGAGACATTGTGAGTCAAGTATTAAGTGATGTGCTGCTCATTCAGTCTGCTCTTAGTGAAAAG GTTGGGAATTATATTCATAATATGGCAACATTCTTCAGTGGTCTTGTTATTGCTTTTATCAATTGTTGGCAGATTGCATTGATAACATTAGCTACAGGTCCATTTATTGTTGCTGCAGGAGGAATATCTAATATATTCCTCCACAGACTTGCCGAGAATATTCAAGATGCATATGCTGAAGCAGCCAGCATTGCTGAACAG GCAGTTTCCTACATAAGGACCTTATATGCATTTACAAATGAAACGTTGTCTAAATATTCATATGCAACATCACTTCAAGCTACTCTTAGATATGGTATATTAATAAGTCTTGTTCAAGGGCTTGGCCTTGGTTTTACTTATGGACTTGCAATATGTTCTTGTGCATTACAACTCTGGGTTGGAAGGCTCCTGGTTATAAATGGAAAAGCTCATGGTGGTGAAATTATAACAGCTCTGTTTGCTGTGATTCTAAGTGGCTT GGGTTTGAATCAAGCAGCCACAAATTTCTACTCATTTGATCAAGGGCGCATAGCTGCCTATAGACTATTTGAGATGATTAGTCGATCATCCTCATCTTTTAATCATGATGGCAGTGCTCCAGCTTCTGTGCAAGGAAATATAGAGTTCCGGAATGTATACTTCAGTTATCTTTCTCGCCCTGAAATCCCTATCTTGAGTGGGTTTTATCTCACTGTTCCTGCTAAAAAGACTGTGGCACTTGTTGGAAGAAATGGCTCTGGTAAAAGTAGTATTATTCCCCTTATGGAGCGATTCTATGATCCAACTTTAG GGGAAGTTCTTTTAGATGgtgaaaatataaagaatatgaAACTGGAATGGTTAAGGAGTCAGATAGGACTGGTCACCCAAGAACCTGCTTTGCTCAGTTTGAGTATAAGAGACAACATTGCTTATGGCAGAGATACCACCATGGATCAAATTGAAGAGGCTGCTAAAATAGCTCATGCACATACCTTTATCAGTTCATTAGATAAAGGTTATGACACACAG GTTGGCAGGGCTGGTCTAGCATTAACTGAAGAGCAGAAAATAAAGCTTTCTATTGCAAGAGCTGTGCTTTTAAATCCATCCATTCTTCTTCTTGATGAGGTTACTGGTGGACTTGATTTTGAGGCTGAGAGGTCTGTTCAGGAAGCTCTGGATCTGCTAATGTTGGGACGCTCAACGATAATAATTGCTCGAAGGCTTAGTCTTATAAAGAATGCTGATTATATAGCTGTCATGGAGGATGGTCAACTTGTTGAAATGGGTACACATGATGAGTTACTGACCCTGGATGGCTTATATGCAGAGCTTCTTCGATGTGAAGAAGCCACAAAACTTCCCAAGAG GATGCCTGTTCGAAACTACAAGGAGACTGCAACTTTCCAAATTGAGAAGGATTCTTCAGAAAGTCACAGCTTCAAAGAACCTTCATCTCCTAAAATGATAAAGTCGCCCTCTCTTCAAAGAGTTTCTGCCATTTTCCGGCCTTCGGATGGCTTTTTTAATTCACAAGAATCACCAAAAATTCGGAGCCCACCATCGGAGAAGATGATGGAAAATGGACAGTCTTTAGATTCAGCAGATAAGGAGCCATCAATTAAAAGGCAGGATAGTTTTGAAATGAGACTACCGGAGTTACCCAAGATTGATGTTCAGTGTGTGCATAGACAAAAGTCAAATGGTTCTGACCCAGAATCCCCTGTTTCACCGCTTTTAACATCTGATCCTAAAAATGAACGCTCCCATTCACAGACTTTTAGCAGGCTTGATAGTCATTCTGGTGATCTTTCTGTGAAAATGACTGAAACAACAGACGCGAGGCATCGAAAACAACCCTCAATTTGGAGGCTAGCAGAACTTAGTTTTGCAGAGTGGCTTTATGCTGTGTTAGGAAGCACAGGCGCTGCTATCTTTGGTTCGTTCAATCCCCTTCTTGCCTATGTTATTGGTCTGGTGGTGACAGATTACTATAAAATTGATGAGGCACATCACTTCCAAAGAGAGATAGATAAATGGTGCTTGATCATTGCCTGCATGGGTATTGTGACAGTTGTTGCCAACTTTTTACAGCATTTCTACTTTGGTATTATGGGGGAGAAAATGACAGAAAGAGTTAGGAGAATGATGTTCTCAG CCATGCTACGCAATGAAACGGGATGGTTTGATGAAGAGGAAAATAGTGCTGACAATCTATCGATGCGCTTGGCCAATGATGCTACATTTGTGCGAGCAGCTTTCAGTAACCGTCTTTCCATATTTATACAGGACAGTGCTGCAGTTATTGTTGCATTTCTCATTGGTGTTTTGCTGCACTGGCGATTGGCACTTGTGGCTTTAGCAACACTTCCAGTTCTTTGTGTTTCGGCTGTTGCCCAG AAATTATGGCTTGCTGGATTTTCAAAGGGCATACAAGAAATGCACAGAAAGGCATCTTTGGTTCTTGAAGACGCAGTTAGGAATATTTACACTGTTGTTGCATTTTGTGCTGGTAACAAGGTGATGGAACTCTACCAATTacagttaaataaaatatttaagcaAAGCTTTCTGCATGGAGTGGCCATTGGTTTTGCCTTTGGCTTTTCACAGTTTCTGCTCTTTGCATGTAATGCCCTTCTACTTTGGTACACTGCAATATGTATAAATAAGAGTTATGTGGATACACCTACCGCTCTCAAGGAGTACATGGTTTTCTCATTTGCTACATTTGCCCTTGTGGAGCCTTTTGGGTTGGCTCCTTACATACTTAAGCGTCGTAAATCTCTCATATCAGTGTTTGAAATTATAGATCGTGTGCCTAAGATTGATCCTGATGATAGCAAAGCAATGAAGCCACCCAATGTATATGGGAGCATTGAGttgaaaaatgttgattttTGTTATCCTTCCCGACCGGAAGTGTTGGTGTTAAGCAATTTTAGCCTCAAAGTCAATGGAGGGCAAACAATTGCTGTAGTGGGAGTTTCGGGGTCAGGGAAGAGCACAATAATATCTTTGATCGAGAGATTCTACGATCCAGTTTCTGGCCAAGTTTTGCTAGATGGGAGGGATTTAAAGCAATATAATTTGAGATGGTTGCGGAGCCACCTTGGTCTGGTTCAGCAGGAACCGATTATCTTCTCAACAACCATAAGGGAAAACATCATATATGCCAGGCATAATGCCAGTGAAGCTGAAATAAAGGAGGCTGCAAGAATAGCAAATGCTCATCACTTCATTAGTAGCTTGCCTCATGGTTACGACACTCATGTTGGGATGAGAGGTGTTGACTTAACCCCTGGACAAAAACAGAGAATTGCAATTGCAAGGGTAATTCTTAAAAATGCTCCTATTTTGTTGCTGGATGAAGCTAGTTCATCTATTGAATCTGAGTCAAGCCGAGTGGTGCAAGAGGCTCTAGACACCCTAGTAATGGGAAACAAAACCACTATTTTAATAGCACACAGAGCTGCAATGATGAGGCACGTGGACAACATAGTAGTTCTTAATGGAGGAAGGATAGTGGAGGAGGGGACCCATGATTCATTGGTGGCAAAAAATGGTCTGTATGTACGATTGATGCAACCTCATTTTGGTAAGGCTTTGCGTCAGCATCGGCTTGTTTAG
- the LOC114191447 gene encoding uncharacterized protein LOC114191447, translating into MASSSSKLTLKLLIDSKREKVLFAEASKAVIDFLFSLLCLPIGTVIRILNKNQMVGSLGNLYESVENLDETYMQPQLHKDLLLKPSASVSSQISGLLPSINDTSSNTSTNVFYRCPSHYAYVTCDNTTRCPHQCGNMNSVMQFVGEKVANVQNSADKSGFVKEVVTYMVMDDLVIQPMSSISSITLLNKFNVKEVGVLQEKVVELDMNKGVDLLKASMESKMVLTTVFLKKCT; encoded by the exons ATGGCATCTTCTTCCTCCAAATTGACTCTGAAATTGCTTATTGATTCAAAGCGTGAGAAGGTCCTTTTCGCAGAAGCCTCAAAAGCAGTTATAGACTTTCTCTTTAGCTTGCTCTGCTTGCCTATTGGTACTGTCATTAGGATTCTGAACAAGAATCAAATGGTTGGGTCCTTAGGCAATCTGTATGAGAGTGTTGAAAATCTGGATGAAACTTACATGCAACCACAGCTGCATAAGGATCTGCTGTTGAAGCCAAGTGCCTCCGTTTCTTCACAAATCTCAGGCCTTCTTCCTTCAATCAATGACACTTCTTCTAACACCTCTACCAACGTGTTCTACAGGTGCCCAAGTCACTATGCTTACGTCACATGTGATAACACCACACGTTGTCCTCACCAATGTGGGAATATGAACAGTGTAATGCAATTTGTTGGTGAAAAGGTTGCAAATGTTCAAAATTCTGCCGACAAGAGTGGTTttgtgaaagaggtagtaactTACATGGTGATGGATGATTTAGTGATTCAGCCCATGTCAAGCATCTCAAGCATTACCTTACTCAACAAATTCAACGTCAAAGAGGTTGGCGTCTTGCAGGAAAAGGTGGTCGAGTTGGACATGAACAAG GGTGTGGATCTGCTCAAGGCTTCTATGGAGTCGAAGATGGTATTGACAACTGTTTTTCTCAAGAAATGCACCTGA
- the LOC114191448 gene encoding uncharacterized protein LOC114191448, with translation MTSSSTKLTLKLFIDSKREIVPFAETSKAVVDSLLTLLCLPFGTVIRILNKNQMIGSLGNLYQSVGNLDKTYMQEKEHKDLLLKPSTPMYSQISGLLSSINGTSSETSTTVFFYRCPKHYEFVTCDNTISCPEKCGTIMNREMRFLGKNVPKQISAEKSGFVKEAVTYMVMDDLVIHPLSSIALLTKLNVRDVGALQEKVVELDIKQVVNLIRASLQSKTVLTDVFLKNHASA, from the exons ATGACATCTTCTTCCACCAAATTGACTCTGAAATTGTTTATAGACTCAAAGCGTGAGATAGTTCCTTTCGCAGAAACATCAAAAGCGGTTGTAGACTCTCTCTTAACCTTGCTATGCTTGCCTTTCGGTACTGTCATAAGGATTCTGAACAAGAATCAAATGATTGGCAGCTTAGGCAATCTGTATCAAAGTGTTGGGAATCTGGATAAAACGTACATGCAAGAAAAGGAGCATAAGGATCTACTGTTGAAGCCAAGTACCCCCATGTATTCACAAATCTCTGGCCTTCTTTCTTCAATCAATGGCACTTCTTCTGAGACCTCCACGACTGTGTTCTTCTACAGGTGCCCAAAACACTATGAATTCGTCACATGCGATAACACCATTTCCTGTCCTGAGAAATGTGGGACTATTATGAACAGGGAAATGCGTTTTCTTGGTAAGAATGTTCCAAAGCAAATCTCTGCCGAAAAGAGTGGTTTTGTGAAAGAGGCTGTTACTTACATGGTGATGGATGATTTAGTGATTCACCCCTTGTCCAGCATTGCCTTACTTACCAAACTCAACGTCAGAGATGTTGGCGCCTTACAGGAAAAGGTGGTCGAGTTGGATATCAAGCAG gttgTGAATCTTATAAGGGCTTCTCTGCAGTCCAAGACGGTTTTGACAGATGTTTTTCTCAAGAATCATGCTTCGGCATAG
- the LOC114191450 gene encoding uncharacterized protein LOC114191450, which translates to MASSSTKLSLKLFIDPKREIVPFAETSKAVVDFLFTLLCLPIGTVIRILDKNQMVGSLGNLYQSLENLDKTYMQKEEHKDLLLKPSAPVPSHISGLLPSINGTSSNNSNKSTSVFFYRCPAHLGFVTCDNTTPCPQQQCGKTMNIGMYFLGEKVPKQMSAEKSGFVKEGVTYMVMDDLVIHPLSSIALLTKLNVKDFGNLQEKVVELDIKQVVNLLKASLQSKTVLTDVFLNNHTLVLKNHASA; encoded by the exons ATGGCATCTTCTTCCACCAAATTGAGTCTGAAATTGTTTATCGACCCAAAGCGTGAGATAGTTCCTTTCGCAGAAACATCAAAAGCGGTTGTAGACTTTCTCTTTACCTTGCTCTGCTTGCCCATCGGTACTGTCATAAGGATTCTGGACAAGAATCAAATGGTTGGCTCCTTAGGCAATCTATATCAAAGTCTTGAAAATCTGGATAAAACTTACATGCAAAAAGAGGAACATAAGGATCTACTCTTGAAGCCAAGTGCCCCCGTTCCTTCACATATCTCTGGTCTTCTTCCTTCAATCAATGGCACTTCTTCTAACAATTCTAACAAGTCTACGAGTGTGTTCTTCTACAGGTGCCCAGCTCACTTGGGTTTCGTCACATGCGATAACACCACTCCCTGTCCTCAGCAACAATGTGGGAAAACTATGAACATTGGAATGTACTTTTTAGGTGAAAAGGTTCCGAAGCAAATGTCTGCCGAAAAGAGTGGTTTTGTGAAAGAGGGTGTTACTTACATGGTGATGGATGATTTAGTGATTCATCCCCTATCAAGCATTGCCTTACTTACCAAACTCAACGTCAAAGATTTTGGCAACTTACAGGAAAAGGTGGTCGAGTTGGATATCAAGCAG gttGTAAATCTCCTAAAGGCTTCTCTGCAGTCCAAGACGGTTTTGACAGATGTTTTTCTCAACAATCATACTTTGGTGTTGAAGAATCATGCTTCGGCGTAG